A genomic stretch from Lathyrus oleraceus cultivar Zhongwan6 chromosome 2, CAAS_Psat_ZW6_1.0, whole genome shotgun sequence includes:
- the LOC127122939 gene encoding uncharacterized protein LOC127122939, translating to MDLLTTYVDVSTLVALSQYYDPPLRCFTFKDFQLVPTIEEYEMLLGSYMKDHLPFTSLGEQLTSESVVEVLHITVEEVTLGLGPRELSKKFLEEKAWTLKKEGKWLPFSVIIALSIYGVIMFPNDDDYINSSIIGVFVSGNPVPALVSDVYYFLHARHEKKKDMVLSCASLLYTWLLSHMPQKGSWVDFLKDIRWSQKLASLTVGVMVWYFPTSKIKKVITSY from the coding sequence ATGGATCTCCTAACCACCTATGTGGATGTCTCAACCTTGGTGGCTTTATCTCAATACTACGATCCTCCACTCCGATGCTTCACTTTCAAAGACTTTCAATTGGTCCCAACAATTGAAGAATATGAGATGTTACTGGGCTCGTATATGAAAGATCACCTTCCTTTTACAAGTCTGGGTGAACAGTTGACATCAGAATCAGTTGTCGAAGTGTTGCACATAACTGTTGAAGAGGTAACCCTTGGTTTGGGACCTAGGGAATTATCCAAAAAGTTCCTAGAAGAGAAGGCTTGGACCTTAAAGAAGGAAGGGAAATGGCTACCCTTCAGTGTTATTATAGCTCTCTCGATCTATGGAGTCATCATGTTCCCTAATGATGATGACTACATAAACTCTTCTATCATTGGTGTGTTCGTATCCGGGAATCCCGTCCCTGCTCTAGTGTCTGATGTGTATTACTTCTTACATGCTAGGCATGAAAAGAAGAAAGATATGGTTTTAAGCTGTGCATCACTGTTGTACACATGGCTTTTATCCCACATGCCTCAAAAGGGGTCATGGGTAGACTTTCTGAAAGACATTAGGTGGTCTCAAAAGTTGGCTTCCCTCACTGTTGGTGTCATGGTTTGGTATTTTCCCACTTCCAAGATAAAGAAAGTCATCACTAGTTATTGA